The Paracoccus liaowanqingii genome window below encodes:
- a CDS encoding tyrosine recombinase XerC: MAPATAHALDRWLETEAATRDRSDHTITAYRADLLAFLQFLGGYWAEAVSPAALARLRQADMRAFAASERGRGLGARSLARRMSAVRSFLRWISDREGMDLSAALSTRSPKYTRSLPRPLTPLQAQDTLDSVAAHATPWVGARDLAVLTLLWGSGLRISEALALNGTDWPFPQGLIIRGKGSRERQVPVLPVARDAVAEYLRLCPWGHRTDQPLFRGVRGGRLTSAAVEGAMRLARAALGLPASATPHALRHSFATHLLAAGGDLRTIQELLGHASLSTTQVYTGVDDARLMAVYHAAHPRG; this comes from the coding sequence ATGGCCCCCGCCACCGCCCATGCGCTGGACCGCTGGCTGGAGACCGAGGCCGCGACCCGCGACCGGTCCGACCATACCATCACCGCCTATCGCGCCGACCTGCTGGCCTTCCTGCAGTTCCTGGGCGGCTATTGGGCCGAAGCCGTCTCGCCCGCGGCCCTGGCGCGACTGCGGCAGGCCGACATGCGCGCCTTTGCCGCGTCCGAGCGGGGTCGGGGTCTGGGCGCGCGCTCGCTGGCGCGGCGGATGTCGGCGGTGCGGTCCTTCCTGCGCTGGATCTCGGACCGCGAGGGGATGGATCTGTCCGCCGCCCTGTCCACCCGCAGCCCGAAATACACCCGCAGCCTGCCCCGGCCCCTGACGCCCCTGCAGGCGCAGGACACGCTGGACAGCGTGGCCGCTCACGCGACCCCCTGGGTCGGCGCCCGCGATCTGGCGGTGCTGACGCTGCTCTGGGGGTCGGGGCTGCGCATCTCGGAGGCGCTGGCGCTGAACGGGACCGACTGGCCCTTTCCGCAGGGACTGATCATCCGCGGCAAGGGCAGCCGAGAGCGGCAGGTGCCGGTGCTGCCCGTGGCCCGCGACGCCGTGGCCGAATACCTGCGCCTCTGCCCTTGGGGCCACCGCACCGACCAGCCACTGTTTCGCGGCGTGCGCGGCGGGCGGCTGACCAGCGCGGCGGTCGAGGGCGCGATGCGGCTGGCCCGCGCTGCACTGGGCCTGCCCGCCAGCGCCACGCCCCATGCCCTGCGCCACAGCTTCGCCACGCATCTGCTGGCGGCGGGCGGCGATCTGCGCACCATCCAGGAACTGCTGGGCCATGCCAGCCTGTCGACCACCCAGGTCTATACCGGGGTGGACGACGCGCGGCTGATGGCCGTCTATCACGCCGCCCATCCGCGCGGTTGA
- the msrA gene encoding peptide-methionine (S)-S-oxide reductase MsrA, with product MTDHAIFHRPLGANPPAGYDQAIFGMGCYWGVERLFWQQNGIWSTEVGFAGGEVQNPTYDQVKQGDTGHAEVVRVIYDSSLISYDHLLQLFWENHDPTQGDRQGNDEGSQYRSLIVTFTDMQTSAAEASRIDYDNRLAVQGFGKITTQIIEGGIPFWPAHEAHQQYLEKNPDGYCGLKGTGVEASMPNPDPI from the coding sequence ATGACCGACCATGCGATCTTTCACCGCCCCCTGGGGGCCAACCCGCCCGCAGGCTACGACCAGGCGATCTTCGGGATGGGCTGCTACTGGGGGGTCGAGCGGCTGTTCTGGCAGCAGAACGGCATCTGGTCGACCGAGGTGGGCTTTGCCGGGGGCGAGGTTCAGAACCCCACCTATGACCAGGTCAAGCAGGGCGATACCGGCCATGCCGAGGTCGTGCGGGTGATCTATGACAGCTCGCTGATCAGCTATGACCACCTGCTGCAGCTGTTCTGGGAAAACCACGATCCCACGCAGGGCGACCGGCAGGGCAACGACGAGGGCTCCCAGTACCGCAGCCTGATCGTCACCTTCACCGACATGCAGACCTCGGCCGCCGAGGCGTCCAGGATCGACTATGACAACCGCCTGGCGGTGCAGGGCTTCGGCAAGATCACCACGCAGATCATCGAGGGCGGCATCCCCTTCTGGCCCGCCCACGAGGCCCATCAGCAATATCTGGAGAAGAACCCGGACGGTTATTGCGGGCTCAAGGGCACCGGGGTAGAGGCCAGCATGCCCAATCCGGACCCGATCTGA
- the fsa gene encoding fructose-6-phosphate aldolase: MKFFVDTADIAAIKELNDLGMVDGVTTNPSLIHKSGRAIAEVTAEICALIAGPVSAEVVAEKAEDMIAEGRHLAKIADNVCVKVPLTWDGLKACRVLTDEGRQVNVTLCFSAAQALLAAKAGATFISPFIGRLDDIHLDGMDLISDIREIYDNYGFETEILAASIRTVNHIVDAARIGADVITAPPSIIKTMITHPLTEKGLAQFDADWKQSGQKIL; this comes from the coding sequence ATGAAATTCTTCGTCGATACCGCCGATATCGCGGCGATCAAGGAACTGAACGATCTGGGCATGGTCGACGGGGTCACCACCAACCCCTCGCTGATCCACAAGTCCGGCCGCGCCATCGCCGAGGTCACCGCCGAGATCTGCGCGCTGATCGCGGGTCCGGTCAGCGCCGAAGTCGTGGCCGAGAAGGCCGAGGACATGATCGCCGAGGGCCGGCACCTGGCCAAGATCGCAGACAATGTCTGCGTCAAGGTGCCCCTGACCTGGGACGGCCTGAAGGCCTGCCGCGTGCTGACCGACGAGGGCCGCCAGGTCAACGTGACGCTGTGCTTCTCGGCGGCGCAGGCGCTGCTGGCGGCCAAGGCGGGCGCGACCTTCATCAGCCCCTTCATCGGGCGCCTGGACGACATCCACTTGGACGGCATGGACCTGATCTCGGACATCCGCGAGATCTATGACAATTACGGCTTCGAGACCGAGATCCTGGCGGCCTCGATCCGCACGGTGAACCATATCGTGGACGCGGCCCGGATCGGCGCCGACGTGATCACCGCGCCGCCCTCGATCATCAAGACGATGATCACCCATCCGCTGACCGAGAAGGGTCTGGCGCAGTTCGACGCCGACTGGAAGCAGAGCGGCCAGAAGATCCTGTAA
- a CDS encoding DUF484 family protein translates to MTDALDPSLGQPPLDPAVRDRLLADPGAILGDRDLMRALVAAREAQAGANVIDIRGRAMEALETRLDRLETTHESVIAAAYDNLSGMAVVHRAVLGLLESADLAEFTAALHSDIAPLLRIETLRLIVEADPSLPLPPEAVRVPQGSIDPIIAAGRRAPRGNDIVLRAALVLTRPLHGRTIASEALLPLDLGADHPQALLLMGSADATRFLPAHGTDLLRFFAQVFRLVLLQHLRR, encoded by the coding sequence ATGACCGACGCGCTCGATCCCTCTTTGGGTCAGCCCCCTCTGGACCCGGCGGTCCGCGACCGGCTGCTGGCCGATCCGGGCGCCATCCTGGGCGACCGCGACCTGATGCGCGCCCTGGTCGCGGCGCGCGAGGCTCAGGCGGGCGCGAATGTCATCGACATCCGCGGCCGCGCGATGGAGGCGCTGGAGACGCGCCTCGACCGGCTGGAGACGACCCATGAAAGCGTGATCGCCGCCGCCTATGACAACCTGTCGGGCATGGCGGTCGTGCACCGGGCCGTGCTGGGGCTGCTGGAATCGGCCGATCTGGCCGAGTTCACGGCTGCCCTGCACTCCGACATCGCGCCCCTGCTGCGGATCGAGACGCTGCGCCTGATCGTCGAGGCCGATCCCTCCCTGCCCCTGCCGCCCGAGGCGGTCCGGGTGCCGCAGGGCAGCATCGACCCCATCATCGCGGCGGGCCGCCGTGCGCCGCGCGGCAACGACATCGTGCTGCGCGCGGCGCTGGTCCTGACGCGGCCCCTGCATGGCCGCACCATCGCCTCCGAGGCGCTGCTGCCCCTGGATCTGGGCGCGGACCACCCGCAGGCGCTGCTGCTGATGGGCAGCGCGGACGCAACCCGCTTCCTGCCCGCGCACGGGACCGACCTGCTGCGCTTCTTCGCGCAGGTCTTCCGGCTGGTCCTGCTGCAGCATCTGCGCCGATGA